A genomic segment from Pyrodictium occultum encodes:
- the rimI gene encoding ribosomal protein S18-alanine N-acetyltransferase, whose translation MEPVYASNAAAREEPFLIRKARLEDLPMIIAINRATLPENYPEWFWRDHLEKWGDAFFVAEVEGRIVGYVMSRVEYGAPTFTKGLIVKKGHIVSIAVLEGYRRRGIGTALMKAALKALKERYGCKEVYLEVRVSNEPAIRLYEKLGFKKVRVIPMYYLDGEDAYLMAREL comes from the coding sequence GTGGAGCCAGTGTATGCTAGTAATGCGGCAGCCCGGGAGGAACCATTCCTAATCAGGAAGGCCAGGCTAGAAGACTTGCCAATGATAATAGCTATTAATCGTGCCACTCTGCCGGAGAATTACCCTGAGTGGTTCTGGCGGGATCACTTGGAGAAATGGGGTGACGCCTTCTTCGTCGCCGAGGTTGAAGGGAGGATAGTCGGCTACGTAATGTCCAGGGTGGAGTATGGTGCTCCCACATTCACGAAGGGCTTGATAGTCAAGAAGGGTCATATCGTATCTATCGCTGTCCTGGAGGGGTATAGGCGCCGCGGCATAGGGACAGCGCTGATGAAAGCTGCCCTAAAGGCGCTTAAGGAGAGATATGGCTGTAAGGAGGTGTATCTAGAGGTACGTGTCTCCAACGAGCCTGCCATAAGGCTCTACGAGAAACTGGGGTTTAAGAAGGTCCGGGTTATACCGATGTATTATCTTGATGGCGAGGACGCGTATCTAATGGCTCGGGAGCTGTAG
- a CDS encoding transcriptional regulator: MPSDRAVGAALIVVSLLVIIVYGWLLFAPPRKGIDLALLKLTAFIAVAGVFGILAWIGYTLATTPPPKPVEEIEKEIEEEIKKLQEELEKEEKAGKSGES; the protein is encoded by the coding sequence ATGCCCTCTGACCGTGCTGTAGGCGCAGCTCTAATAGTGGTTTCACTGCTGGTGATAATAGTCTATGGCTGGCTGCTCTTCGCGCCGCCCAGGAAGGGGATAGATCTAGCCCTATTGAAGCTCACAGCTTTCATAGCCGTGGCGGGCGTCTTCGGCATACTTGCATGGATAGGCTACACCCTCGCCACAACACCGCCGCCCAAGCCGGTGGAGGAGATTGAGAAGGAGATAGAGGAGGAGATTAAGAAGCTCCAAGAGGAGCTAGAGAAGGAGGAGAAGGCGGGGAAGAGCGGGGAGAGCTAG
- a CDS encoding ABC transporter permease, whose product MTEPVSEARAGVEGLGRPRRGGAPSFWLQAFAAMAYRQLARFRAAPSRIVNSLVFPLIWLLFFGLGWSAAFNVIGPMARQLFKGLDYLEFLAPGIIVMTVFTSGFGSGLGVIWDREFGYLKEILVSPAPRSAVLLGRMTGDTLATMLQGAVMALLVSVAAGYTSVQGVLAGLLAAFIAAYASASIGTLIALSMRSPEGFHTVISLIMMPMLFLSGAFYPIDPLPGWLKALAYVNPLTYAVDLTRGLMYGVYSLSPGLDILGLLAVTGAFTALALAKFGRTYMA is encoded by the coding sequence TTGACGGAGCCGGTTAGCGAGGCCCGCGCCGGGGTGGAGGGTCTGGGGAGGCCGCGCCGCGGCGGGGCCCCGTCCTTCTGGCTGCAGGCCTTCGCCGCCATGGCTTACAGGCAGCTGGCGCGGTTCCGGGCCGCCCCGAGCAGGATTGTCAACTCTCTAGTGTTCCCGCTGATATGGCTCCTGTTCTTTGGGCTTGGCTGGAGCGCAGCGTTCAACGTTATAGGCCCTATGGCTAGGCAGCTCTTCAAGGGGCTGGACTACCTGGAGTTCCTGGCGCCGGGCATAATAGTGATGACTGTGTTCACGAGCGGGTTTGGCAGCGGCCTCGGGGTGATATGGGACCGCGAGTTTGGCTACCTCAAGGAGATACTCGTGTCGCCCGCCCCTCGTAGCGCTGTGCTCCTGGGGCGGATGACCGGGGACACCCTGGCTACCATGCTGCAGGGCGCAGTCATGGCCTTGCTGGTCTCCGTAGCGGCGGGTTATACTAGCGTGCAGGGTGTACTGGCTGGGCTGCTGGCGGCCTTCATAGCTGCCTACGCGTCTGCTAGCATAGGCACGCTCATAGCGCTGTCGATGAGGAGCCCGGAGGGCTTCCATACGGTCATAAGCCTTATAATGATGCCGATGCTGTTCCTCAGCGGCGCCTTCTACCCTATAGACCCGCTGCCGGGCTGGCTGAAGGCGCTGGCCTACGTGAACCCGCTGACATATGCTGTTGATCTCACACGGGGGCTTATGTACGGCGTCTATAGCCTATCGCCGGGTCTCGATATACTGGGGCTGCTGGCCGTTACCGGCGCCTTCACGGCCCTCGCTCTGGCCAAGTTCGGCAGGACATACATGGCCTAG
- a CDS encoding DUF432 domain-containing protein: MFGRITLGSHKVCGFEVSLEEYEGKCRYRRDGVKAIVPCTSTHLYPAAPVFYPEYLASYIMVRLEEPVVVESGGGEEFWLSLEYDIVAVVGSQGAGYELVDAMPSKGIGKYALYGPPSRGILARFIPARPLPRQQREDCSAMVRVVARSKSSRPARVSRIVFPASALSLYYDGEGAVVGSNIEVTVTSPFTAIVSLREPERLEGFREAPRLLQRSGVGSQARWSQSFVMSYGI; this comes from the coding sequence GTGTTCGGCAGGATAACGCTTGGCAGCCACAAGGTATGCGGGTTTGAAGTATCGCTAGAGGAGTACGAGGGTAAGTGCAGGTACCGGAGGGACGGTGTCAAAGCGATAGTACCCTGCACGTCAACCCACCTTTACCCTGCAGCCCCTGTCTTCTACCCAGAGTACCTGGCCAGCTACATTATGGTGAGGCTGGAGGAGCCGGTGGTAGTCGAGAGCGGGGGCGGAGAGGAGTTCTGGCTCAGCCTTGAGTACGATATAGTGGCTGTAGTAGGCTCTCAGGGCGCGGGCTATGAGCTGGTCGATGCAATGCCGTCTAAAGGGATTGGAAAGTACGCGCTCTACGGGCCTCCCAGCCGGGGGATACTAGCCCGGTTTATCCCTGCAAGGCCGCTACCCAGGCAGCAGAGGGAGGACTGCAGCGCGATGGTAAGGGTTGTTGCGAGAAGCAAGTCCTCTAGGCCCGCACGGGTATCGAGGATAGTATTTCCGGCCAGCGCCCTAAGCCTCTACTATGACGGTGAGGGGGCGGTTGTGGGCTCAAATATAGAGGTTACAGTAACCAGTCCCTTCACAGCAATCGTCTCCCTCCGGGAGCCGGAGAGGCTGGAGGGCTTCAGGGAGGCGCCGCGGCTGCTGCAGAGGAGCGGAGTAGGCTCACAGGCTAGATGGAGCCAGAGCTTCGTCATGAGCTATGGTATCTAG
- a CDS encoding bifunctional hydroxymethylpyrimidine kinase/phosphomethylpyrimidine kinase: MERRIRPVALTIAGSDSGGGAGVEADLKTFAALGVHGAAAVTAVTAQNTLGVQAVHLIPPGLVAAQIRAVAEDMGVDAAKTGMLGSAETILEVARVLESYDFPLVVDPVTAAESDGTRLMPDRALEALREKLLPRAALVTPNALEAEMLTGIRITSIEEARRAAKLLVEEYGAEAALVKGGHLGGRESIDVLYHRGGFHEYRAPRLSHGCSHGTGCTLSAAITAELAKGRPLEEAVRTAKSLVTAAIEYAARLGRGACPVNPVAALEMDAWRWRVARSVERASSMILQAESLVAPHVPEVGTNVVEALPAPYARSREDVAGILGRIVRTPRGLRAGPVAFGASDHLARLVLEVMKYTPWIRSVINIRYSPELVEAARKLGYRVARIDRAAEPPETRTAEGGTMKWIARSVFPHSPADLVYDEGDWGKEPMIRIFAGTAVEAARKLLKILERASHS; this comes from the coding sequence ATGGAGCGGCGCATAAGGCCGGTGGCGCTGACCATAGCTGGCAGCGACTCCGGCGGAGGCGCGGGTGTAGAGGCCGATCTAAAGACGTTCGCGGCGCTGGGAGTCCATGGAGCGGCCGCGGTGACCGCCGTCACCGCCCAGAACACGCTCGGGGTCCAGGCGGTCCACCTAATCCCGCCCGGGCTGGTGGCCGCCCAGATAAGGGCGGTGGCCGAGGACATGGGGGTGGACGCGGCCAAGACCGGGATGCTGGGCAGCGCCGAGACCATACTGGAGGTGGCACGGGTTCTGGAGAGCTACGACTTCCCCCTGGTGGTCGACCCGGTAACGGCCGCTGAGAGTGACGGCACGAGGCTCATGCCGGACAGGGCGCTGGAAGCCCTGCGGGAGAAGCTGCTCCCGCGCGCAGCACTCGTGACACCCAATGCACTTGAGGCCGAGATGCTCACAGGCATTAGGATAACGAGCATCGAGGAGGCACGCAGAGCTGCGAAGCTCCTCGTAGAGGAGTACGGCGCAGAGGCAGCCCTAGTCAAGGGCGGGCACCTAGGGGGCAGGGAGAGCATAGACGTGCTCTACCACAGGGGCGGCTTCCACGAATACCGGGCCCCGAGGCTGAGCCACGGCTGCAGCCACGGCACGGGCTGCACGCTCTCGGCAGCGATAACAGCAGAGCTGGCCAAGGGCAGGCCCCTGGAAGAGGCAGTCAGGACAGCTAAGAGCCTGGTGACAGCAGCAATAGAGTATGCAGCTAGGCTGGGCCGCGGGGCGTGCCCCGTGAACCCCGTAGCGGCCCTGGAGATGGACGCGTGGAGATGGAGGGTAGCCCGGAGCGTCGAGAGGGCCAGCTCGATGATCCTCCAGGCGGAAAGCCTGGTAGCACCCCACGTGCCCGAGGTCGGCACCAACGTGGTAGAGGCCCTCCCGGCCCCCTACGCCCGCAGCCGGGAGGATGTAGCGGGGATACTGGGCCGCATAGTGAGGACGCCCCGCGGGCTACGCGCCGGCCCCGTAGCCTTCGGGGCCTCGGACCACCTGGCCAGGCTGGTACTGGAAGTGATGAAGTATACCCCCTGGATAAGGTCGGTGATAAACATAAGGTACTCCCCGGAACTCGTCGAGGCAGCCCGCAAGCTAGGCTACCGGGTAGCCCGCATAGACCGGGCAGCTGAGCCGCCCGAGACAAGGACAGCCGAAGGAGGCACCATGAAGTGGATAGCCAGGAGCGTGTTCCCCCACAGCCCGGCCGACCTAGTCTACGATGAGGGGGACTGGGGCAAGGAGCCAATGATAAGAATCTTCGCTGGTACAGCCGTGGAGGCGGCTAGAAAGCTCCTCAAAATACTCGAGAGAGCCTCCCACAGCTAG
- a CDS encoding MraY family glycosyltransferase gives MTPGEAAYLLASAAVAFTLVIVVEPAWIRVARERGLVGRDMNKPGRVMVAEAGGIWAVVAAAFGLLTLEALYTYLGGGLYRPAELFALVALLLLSSVLGFVDDILGWKKGLPRWQRVVFMAPVSLPLVVIKAGHSRLELPLIGAVDLGLAYPLVAVPIGVLGAANAFNMIAGFNGLEAGMGLLLMLFTAAYAYMKKVYFVLQGSVIMAAALAGFLVYNWYPARVFPGNGFTYGVGAYYAALVIIGNMEKFGLFLFTLYFIKALLNLRGYLHHVWKPGVIEDFGVPLPDGTLDSPLEGIYTLTHAVIKLLKRLKGSAREPEVVAVILVMQALIGIAALILAARGIL, from the coding sequence TTGACGCCAGGCGAGGCTGCGTACCTGCTGGCGTCGGCGGCGGTGGCGTTCACCCTCGTAATTGTGGTAGAGCCGGCGTGGATACGGGTCGCCAGAGAGAGGGGCCTCGTAGGCCGGGATATGAACAAGCCCGGTAGAGTCATGGTTGCCGAGGCCGGCGGCATCTGGGCCGTGGTGGCGGCCGCGTTCGGGTTGTTGACGCTCGAGGCCCTCTACACCTACCTCGGGGGCGGGCTCTACAGGCCCGCGGAGCTCTTTGCACTTGTGGCACTGCTCCTCCTCTCCAGCGTGCTGGGCTTCGTGGACGACATACTGGGGTGGAAGAAGGGGCTACCACGATGGCAGCGCGTAGTGTTCATGGCCCCTGTCTCGCTGCCGCTCGTGGTGATTAAGGCGGGTCATTCACGCCTAGAGCTGCCCCTTATAGGCGCTGTGGACCTGGGCCTAGCCTATCCTCTCGTAGCGGTGCCCATAGGCGTGCTGGGAGCGGCTAACGCGTTCAACATGATCGCCGGGTTCAACGGGCTAGAGGCGGGTATGGGGCTGCTCCTAATGCTCTTCACCGCAGCCTACGCGTACATGAAGAAGGTCTACTTCGTCCTCCAGGGCTCAGTCATAATGGCGGCAGCCCTGGCGGGCTTCCTGGTCTACAACTGGTACCCTGCCCGAGTCTTCCCGGGGAACGGGTTCACCTACGGGGTCGGGGCCTACTATGCGGCACTCGTGATAATAGGCAATATGGAGAAGTTCGGCCTATTCCTATTCACACTATACTTCATAAAGGCCCTCCTGAACCTTAGGGGCTACCTGCACCACGTCTGGAAGCCAGGCGTCATAGAGGACTTTGGCGTGCCGCTGCCAGATGGTACGCTGGACTCGCCGCTGGAGGGAATATACACGCTAACCCACGCTGTAATAAAGCTGCTTAAGAGGCTCAAGGGATCGGCGCGCGAGCCCGAAGTAGTAGCAGTCATCCTTGTGATGCAGGCTTTGATAGGCATAGCAGCCCTCATACTCGCTGCCCGCGGTATCCTCTAG
- a CDS encoding nucleotidyltransferase family protein — MKAVILAGGFGKRLRPLTEDRPKPLVEVAGRPIIEWQILWLRSHGMKDIVVLLGYKWERLVEHLGSGHKLGVRIAYVVEDEPLGTGGAIKNAEHLLRGEDLFIVINGDIVTDLDLGRLVSRLRSREDAVAAIALVPLRSPYGVVELDEEDHVVKFVEKPTLDYWINAGVYVMKPEVLDYLPEKGDIERTAFPRLAEERRILGERFTDAYWRSIDTVKDLEEAAQQIRALRLEEKLLSKKA, encoded by the coding sequence TTGAAGGCAGTAATACTCGCGGGCGGGTTCGGTAAGCGCCTCCGCCCCCTCACAGAAGACAGGCCCAAGCCACTTGTAGAGGTGGCGGGGCGCCCCATCATAGAGTGGCAGATCCTGTGGCTCCGGAGCCATGGTATGAAGGATATCGTGGTCCTCCTAGGCTACAAGTGGGAAAGGCTTGTAGAGCACCTGGGCAGCGGCCACAAGCTCGGGGTTAGAATAGCCTATGTAGTAGAGGACGAGCCGCTCGGCACGGGCGGCGCTATAAAGAATGCTGAACACCTCCTCCGTGGCGAGGACCTCTTCATAGTCATCAACGGTGATATAGTGACTGATCTAGACCTCGGGAGGCTCGTCTCAAGGCTGAGGAGTAGAGAAGACGCCGTCGCGGCGATAGCGTTGGTGCCCCTCCGGAGCCCCTATGGAGTAGTGGAGCTTGACGAGGAGGACCACGTGGTCAAGTTCGTCGAGAAGCCCACCCTCGACTACTGGATCAACGCTGGCGTGTACGTGATGAAGCCAGAGGTGCTCGACTACCTCCCCGAGAAGGGCGATATAGAGCGTACAGCGTTCCCCAGGCTCGCCGAGGAGCGGCGCATCCTAGGGGAGCGGTTTACCGACGCGTACTGGCGCAGCATAGACACGGTGAAGGATCTAGAGGAGGCGGCCCAGCAGATCCGGGCTCTTCGTCTAGAGGAGAAGCTTCTTAGCAAAAAAGCCTAG
- a CDS encoding 2-oxoacid:ferredoxin oxidoreductase subunit beta has protein sequence MARNPMEYRTSLWVDWCPGCGNYGILTAMAQAMAELDLDPLKTVVVSGIGCSGKTPHFLKVNGVHTLHGRAIPFATGIKLANPELTVIVNGGDGDLLGIGAGHFVALGRRNVDITVIMHDTQVYGLTKGQASPTLPEGVQTKALPGPNIQDAINPLLVALASGYTFVARALATDVAHLKELMKQAIRHRGSAFIDVLQPCPTYNNVYTVQFYREAVYRLEDDPGWDPLVHDPSEEEEKRLKAMAKAMEWGKRIPIGIFYHNPLKPSFEERLQRRLGNYLEAPPARQRISTEDGRPLIDSEAVRRIFRSKLIPVRSGVRGKQRVASPL, from the coding sequence ATGGCGCGTAACCCTATGGAGTACCGTACCAGCCTGTGGGTAGATTGGTGCCCTGGCTGCGGCAACTATGGCATACTAACAGCCATGGCGCAGGCTATGGCGGAGCTGGACCTCGACCCTCTGAAGACTGTGGTGGTGTCGGGGATAGGCTGTTCAGGGAAGACGCCACACTTCCTGAAAGTTAATGGCGTGCACACGCTGCATGGTAGGGCTATACCGTTCGCTACTGGGATAAAACTGGCAAACCCCGAGCTAACAGTCATAGTGAACGGTGGTGATGGCGACCTACTGGGGATAGGTGCCGGCCACTTCGTGGCCCTAGGCCGCCGCAACGTAGACATTACCGTGATAATGCATGACACCCAGGTCTACGGGCTAACTAAGGGCCAGGCCTCCCCCACGCTCCCAGAGGGCGTCCAGACCAAGGCGCTGCCTGGGCCGAATATACAAGATGCGATAAACCCGCTTCTCGTAGCGCTTGCGAGCGGCTACACCTTCGTCGCCAGGGCCCTGGCGACCGACGTGGCCCACTTGAAGGAGCTCATGAAGCAGGCTATTAGGCACCGCGGCTCCGCCTTCATAGACGTGCTGCAGCCCTGCCCTACATACAACAATGTCTACACCGTCCAGTTCTACCGTGAGGCAGTGTACCGCTTGGAGGACGATCCAGGCTGGGATCCCCTGGTCCACGACCCCTCTGAGGAGGAGGAGAAGAGGCTGAAAGCTATGGCGAAGGCAATGGAGTGGGGTAAGCGTATACCGATAGGCATCTTCTACCATAACCCGCTGAAGCCGAGCTTCGAGGAGAGGCTGCAGAGACGCCTGGGCAACTACCTCGAGGCACCGCCGGCCCGCCAGAGGATATCCACCGAGGATGGCAGGCCGCTTATCGATAGCGAGGCCGTACGCCGCATATTCAGGAGTAAGCTCATACCGGTTAGGAGCGGTGTGAGAGGAAAACAGCGGGTTGCCAGCCCCCTCTAG
- a CDS encoding ATP-binding cassette domain-containing protein, which yields MDDYVIITEGLRKSYNGFEAVRGVSFRVRRGTVYGLLGPNGAGKTTTIGMLTTIIKPSGGRALVAGFDVTRDPQRVREHIGVVFQEPTVDRDLTAWQNMLTHGLIHGLPRRLVEQRIPELLDLVGLREHAHRPLKSYSGGMIRRLEIARALLNEPDVVFLDEPTIGLDPQARMKVWEVIDKLRRSGVTVFLTTHYMDEAERLCDRIAIIDHGRIIAEGSPEELKSMVGGDTVYVKLPGRDAAEKLASLLRERGLGEDVSVAGDMVAVVARDAPRLMPRILSLAQEAGIRVLEARYTRPSLNDVFVKLTGRSLRDEEGDWRDFLRLHIHAGRRAR from the coding sequence ATGGACGACTATGTGATTATCACGGAAGGGCTCCGGAAGAGCTACAACGGTTTCGAAGCAGTTAGAGGCGTCAGCTTTAGGGTCCGGCGTGGGACGGTGTACGGCCTACTAGGCCCCAACGGGGCCGGGAAGACAACTACCATAGGCATGCTCACCACCATTATCAAGCCTAGTGGGGGCCGGGCCCTGGTAGCAGGCTTCGACGTTACGCGTGATCCTCAGCGCGTAAGGGAGCACATAGGGGTTGTATTCCAGGAGCCTACCGTGGATCGCGACCTCACCGCGTGGCAGAACATGCTGACTCACGGCCTCATACATGGGCTCCCCAGGAGGCTGGTCGAGCAACGCATCCCCGAGCTGCTGGACCTCGTAGGGCTCAGGGAGCATGCGCATAGGCCGCTCAAGAGCTACAGCGGCGGCATGATACGCCGCCTAGAGATAGCCAGGGCGCTCCTCAACGAGCCGGATGTAGTGTTCCTCGACGAGCCCACCATAGGCCTGGACCCCCAGGCTAGGATGAAGGTCTGGGAGGTTATAGACAAGCTGCGCCGCAGTGGTGTGACCGTGTTCCTCACAACCCACTACATGGATGAGGCTGAGAGGCTCTGCGACAGGATAGCCATAATAGATCATGGCAGGATCATCGCGGAGGGCTCGCCGGAGGAGCTGAAGAGCATGGTCGGCGGCGACACGGTCTACGTCAAGCTGCCTGGCAGGGATGCGGCAGAGAAGCTGGCCTCCCTGCTCAGGGAGAGAGGGCTAGGCGAGGACGTCTCCGTGGCGGGCGACATGGTGGCGGTGGTGGCCCGGGACGCACCGAGGCTCATGCCTAGAATACTCTCGCTGGCCCAGGAGGCGGGCATTAGGGTCCTTGAGGCCCGCTACACCAGGCCGAGTTTAAACGACGTGTTTGTAAAGCTCACCGGCCGTAGCCTGCGCGACGAGGAGGGCGACTGGAGGGACTTCCTCAGACTGCATATACATGCCGGGAGGAGAGCCAGGTAG
- a CDS encoding acyl-CoA thioesterase → MAGEPLFAARYRVHWSETDAAGIMHFSNFFRALERCEEDMLASLGLMDSIVGQMPPRIVFPRVHAECLYQAPLRLGDTYRVEVTGIELGRKSIRYSFRIVNETLGSPSAECSIVAVAYSIAEGRSIPIPEEMRRKLLEIGAVEREKNSQARGEEG, encoded by the coding sequence GTGGCGGGAGAGCCCCTGTTCGCGGCAAGGTACCGTGTACACTGGAGCGAGACAGACGCCGCGGGGATAATGCATTTCAGCAACTTCTTCCGCGCCCTGGAGCGCTGCGAGGAGGACATGCTAGCCAGTCTAGGCCTCATGGACTCTATTGTGGGCCAGATGCCGCCCAGGATAGTCTTCCCCAGGGTGCATGCCGAGTGCCTTTACCAGGCCCCGCTGAGGCTCGGCGATACCTACCGCGTAGAGGTCACGGGTATAGAGCTGGGCAGGAAGAGTATAAGATACAGCTTCAGGATCGTGAATGAGACCCTGGGCAGCCCCTCTGCGGAGTGCAGCATCGTGGCGGTGGCCTACAGCATAGCCGAGGGAAGGTCGATACCAATACCGGAGGAGATGAGGAGAAAGCTGCTGGAGATAGGAGCCGTTGAGAGGGAGAAGAACAGCCAAGCCCGGGGAGAGGAGGGCTAG
- a CDS encoding transketolase C-terminal domain-containing protein codes for MVIDRGKLVTKVKDPFNYKRFSLEEPVSPRAPLGYAVSWHAGDEHDEYGHICEDPIMRERMYSKRIQKMDIIRREIPEERRAQLYGSREPDILLVGWGSVKGPALEAARLLREKGVEASYLNVRYMYPLATSMISSLLDRMGADRVVAVEHSYGALVAKLIAMETGRVIRKSIVKFTGRPIYTHELVEAVHRILEGEERVVLDYGA; via the coding sequence ATGGTCATAGACAGGGGTAAGCTCGTAACCAAGGTCAAGGACCCCTTCAACTATAAGCGGTTCAGCCTAGAGGAGCCGGTCTCGCCTCGCGCGCCTCTAGGCTACGCGGTGTCCTGGCATGCGGGCGATGAGCACGACGAGTACGGCCATATATGCGAGGACCCCATAATGCGGGAGAGGATGTACTCCAAGCGCATACAGAAGATGGATATAATTAGGCGCGAGATACCGGAGGAGAGGCGCGCCCAGCTCTACGGCAGTAGGGAGCCGGACATACTTCTAGTAGGCTGGGGCTCCGTTAAGGGCCCGGCGCTGGAGGCAGCTAGGCTCCTCCGTGAGAAGGGGGTAGAGGCATCGTACCTCAATGTGCGCTACATGTACCCATTGGCTACAAGCATGATCAGCAGCCTTCTCGACAGGATGGGCGCCGATAGGGTTGTCGCAGTGGAGCACAGCTACGGGGCGCTGGTGGCCAAGCTCATAGCCATGGAGACCGGCCGTGTGATACGTAAGAGTATTGTCAAGTTCACGGGCCGGCCTATTTACACGCATGAGCTTGTTGAAGCCGTTCACCGCATACTTGAGGGAGAGGAGAGGGTGGTGCTCGACTATGGCGCGTAA
- a CDS encoding helix-turn-helix domain-containing protein, translating to MPSVDECLEIVEKLYSQGLPVKEIAKQCGNSMSTVYKTLDRLEAMGRIRRRKGRYRRHRRLSDEELEQIRRLYLSGASVYEIARRMDRPESTIYYALKRLGLK from the coding sequence ATGCCCTCCGTGGACGAATGCCTGGAGATTGTGGAGAAGCTCTACAGCCAGGGGCTGCCAGTAAAGGAGATAGCTAAACAATGCGGCAATAGTATGAGCACAGTGTACAAGACGCTTGATAGGCTGGAGGCTATGGGGAGGATACGCAGGAGGAAAGGACGCTACCGTAGGCACCGGCGGCTGAGCGACGAGGAGCTGGAGCAGATAAGAAGACTCTACCTCAGCGGGGCATCAGTGTACGAGATAGCCAGGCGCATGGATAGACCCGAGTCAACCATATACTATGCGTTGAAACGACTCGGCCTAAAATAG
- a CDS encoding Lrp/AsnC ligand binding domain-containing protein has translation MLAVTEIGKEYDVVEGIKDIARRTDVEVEAYVVYGEYDVAAKIVADGLKKVDKVVTMIRSLPGVMRTVTLIAA, from the coding sequence GTGCTCGCGGTAACCGAGATAGGTAAGGAGTATGACGTCGTTGAAGGGATAAAGGATATTGCGCGTCGGACAGATGTTGAAGTTGAGGCCTACGTGGTCTATGGAGAGTACGATGTAGCGGCTAAGATTGTGGCTGATGGGCTTAAGAAGGTGGATAAGGTTGTGACCATGATAAGGAGCCTCCCGGGTGTAATGAGGACTGTAACTCTCATCGCTGCCTAG